From Flavobacterium arcticum, the proteins below share one genomic window:
- a CDS encoding lysophospholipid acyltransferase family protein, translating to MGLFKRNPFGHILFLKKWLIRSFGMITHRRYRGFNELNIEGSEIIRSLPDRNVLFISNHQTYFADVVAMFHVFNASLKGREDTIKNIGYIWNPKLNIYYVAAKETMKAGLLPRILAYAGAITVERTWRAKGKEVQREVNPNDTENIREALEDGWVITFPQGTTKPFKPIRKGTAHIIKQHKPIVVPIVIDGFRRSFDKKGLRMKKKGILQSFIIKEPLDIDYDNESIESIVEKVEYAIEQHPSFLKVIPTEVLEAQEELNKKRQWEY from the coding sequence ATGGGATTATTTAAAAGAAATCCTTTCGGACATATACTTTTCCTTAAAAAATGGCTAATACGCTCTTTTGGTATGATTACCCATAGGCGATATAGAGGCTTTAATGAATTGAATATAGAAGGGTCTGAAATTATACGATCATTACCAGATAGAAATGTACTGTTTATATCTAACCATCAAACATATTTTGCTGATGTAGTAGCCATGTTTCATGTGTTTAACGCTAGTTTAAAAGGACGTGAAGACACTATTAAAAACATAGGCTATATATGGAACCCTAAACTGAATATATATTATGTAGCCGCTAAAGAAACAATGAAAGCAGGGTTACTACCAAGGATACTTGCTTATGCTGGTGCTATAACTGTAGAGCGCACTTGGCGTGCTAAGGGTAAAGAGGTACAACGTGAAGTGAACCCTAATGATACCGAAAATATAAGAGAAGCTCTAGAAGATGGTTGGGTGATAACTTTCCCACAAGGTACTACCAAACCTTTTAAACCTATCAGGAAAGGGACGGCACATATTATAAAGCAACATAAACCTATAGTAGTACCTATTGTTATAGATGGTTTTCGTCGTTCTTTTGACAAGAAAGGACTTAGGATGAAAAAGAAGGGAATATTACAATCGTTTATTATAAAAGAACCACTAGATATTGACTATGATAATGAAAGTATCGAGTCTATTGTAGAGAAAGTAGAATATGCTATAGAACAGCACCCGTCTTTCTTGAAAGTAATACCTACCGAGGTACTCGAAGCACAAGAAGAGTTAAACAAAAAACGACAATGGGAATATTAA